The Metabacillus sediminilitoris genome window below encodes:
- a CDS encoding alpha/beta fold hydrolase — translation MKENIVFIHGLTGTKRAFTKQMEYFDEGFNTYSYNLLGHGDDRGKPVEFTLENLIKQLEDFFDKEGLENAHICSLSYGCYVSTIFANKWKWKVKSLCFIGGHYNSPSQLFDVFRHYWELRDEEYSVWLKKYSHDIYPRESMIDPYSIISHKIYYKYGLQLADNVLIDAIYHRLHYDLRSDLTKLTMPVLWIMGDHDHLYKSSLTDLETVIPHVIYKEIKHAGHAANMFRPSCFNDLYEEFLNNCLFEKEMI, via the coding sequence ATGAAAGAGAACATTGTTTTTATACACGGGTTAACGGGAACAAAAAGGGCCTTCACAAAACAAATGGAATATTTTGATGAAGGCTTTAACACCTATTCCTACAACTTACTTGGTCATGGTGATGACAGAGGAAAACCGGTAGAGTTTACATTAGAAAATTTAATCAAACAATTAGAGGATTTCTTTGACAAGGAAGGACTTGAAAACGCTCATATTTGTTCGCTTAGTTATGGCTGCTATGTAAGTACAATTTTTGCGAACAAGTGGAAATGGAAAGTTAAAAGCTTATGCTTTATAGGTGGTCATTATAATTCTCCTTCACAACTATTTGATGTATTCCGGCATTATTGGGAGTTGCGCGATGAAGAGTATTCAGTATGGTTGAAGAAATATTCACATGATATTTATCCAAGAGAAAGTATGATAGATCCCTATTCGATTATCTCTCATAAAATCTATTATAAATATGGGTTGCAATTAGCTGATAATGTACTGATAGATGCAATATATCATCGTCTTCACTATGATTTACGCAGTGATTTAACAAAGTTAACAATGCCTGTTCTCTGGATTATGGGTGATCATGATCATTTATATAAATCGTCTTTAACAGATCTTGAAACAGTGATCCCCCATGTTATTTACAAAGAGATAAAACATGCTGGTCATGCTGCAAATATGTTCCGTCCAAGCTGCTTTAATGACCTTTATGAAGAGTTTTTGAATAATTGTTTATTTGAAAAAGAAATGATATAG
- the ppc gene encoding phosphoenolpyruvate carboxylase, with product MTTRMETNNSNLPLRRDVKALGHILGEILVHHGGTELLDKVEKLRVMAKTLRNQFDKEIYQELKEEIVNLDPPMRNQVIRAFSIYFHLINAAELNHRIRRRREYQLQDDHVVQPASIESALLSLKENKIDEATIQNVLNTLSLELIITAHPTEATKRSVIEIQKRISNILKALDNNMLTKRERKKLEDSLLNEVTILWQTDELRDRKPTVIDEVRNGLYYFDQTFFDVLPDIHQDLEKGLIEQFPDHKWEVPNFLRFGSWIGGDRDGNPNVTPEVTWETLERHRDLAIKKYNEALVDVMKRFSHSITRVNISEELLENVKNDEKIYLTNEKKWPVENEVYRRKLAVIIARLNEVGKSEIGYTSSDELLEDLFLIHRSVNNHQPADRQLKMLEKLIRQVQIFGFHLATLDIRNHSGEHEAAITEILRKVKVTDDYSLLSEEEKIKTLENVLRDPRPVLLLNEDYSKETQQMLQVFTMIKKAHETFGKKSILVYLVSMTEAASDLLEVLVLAKEAGIYRLHADGTVESHLNVAPLLETIDDLTAGPDIMEKLFNMDVYRNHLKIHGDSQEIMLGYSDGSKDGGTLTANWKLYKAQIEIHDMAKRYNIGLKFFHGRGGSLGRGGGPLNRSILSQPVETLGDGVKITEQGEVLSSRYLLEDIAYRSLEQATSTLLEASVNLSEESEQQHIREKAWEVAMEEISAVSLKKYQSLVFEDPGFLTYFTEATPLKEIGEFTIGSRPMKRKNSTRLEDLRAIPWVFAWTQSRQLLPAWYAAGTGLESFASKGEENLKLLQRMYEEWPFFRSTIDNLQMALMKADITTAKEYTDLVNDKDIADRIFGNITNEYEKTKAILLKISGDEELLDHTPNIKESVHHRNPYVDPLNFLQVELIKELRQQEEPNEELLTEVLLTISGIAAGLRNTG from the coding sequence ATGACAACTAGAATGGAAACAAATAATAGCAATCTTCCATTACGACGGGATGTTAAAGCTCTTGGTCATATTCTAGGTGAAATCCTTGTTCACCATGGAGGAACAGAGCTACTTGATAAAGTAGAGAAATTAAGAGTGATGGCTAAAACTCTTCGTAATCAGTTTGATAAAGAAATTTATCAAGAATTAAAAGAAGAGATAGTAAATTTAGATCCACCGATGCGTAACCAAGTTATTCGCGCCTTTTCAATTTACTTCCATCTTATCAATGCCGCAGAGTTAAACCATCGCATTCGCAGACGTCGTGAATATCAGCTTCAAGATGATCATGTTGTTCAACCAGCCTCAATCGAAAGTGCACTATTATCACTTAAAGAAAATAAAATTGATGAGGCGACAATACAAAATGTATTGAATACATTATCCTTAGAGTTAATTATTACTGCTCATCCAACTGAAGCAACAAAGCGCTCAGTCATTGAAATACAAAAACGCATTTCTAACATTTTAAAGGCGTTAGATAACAATATGTTAACGAAAAGGGAACGGAAAAAGCTCGAGGATAGCTTGTTAAATGAAGTGACAATTTTATGGCAAACAGATGAGCTACGTGATCGCAAACCAACTGTTATTGATGAAGTGCGTAATGGACTGTATTATTTTGATCAAACATTCTTTGATGTTCTTCCTGATATTCATCAGGATTTGGAAAAAGGTTTAATCGAACAATTCCCTGATCATAAGTGGGAAGTTCCTAATTTTCTTCGCTTTGGATCTTGGATTGGCGGTGATCGTGATGGAAACCCAAATGTTACACCTGAAGTAACTTGGGAGACGTTAGAAAGACACCGTGATCTAGCGATAAAGAAATACAATGAAGCACTAGTTGATGTGATGAAACGCTTCAGTCACTCCATAACACGCGTTAATATTAGTGAAGAATTACTAGAGAATGTAAAAAACGATGAAAAAATTTATTTAACAAATGAAAAGAAATGGCCTGTTGAAAATGAAGTGTATCGTCGTAAACTCGCTGTGATTATCGCACGTCTTAATGAAGTTGGAAAATCTGAAATAGGGTATACATCATCTGACGAATTATTAGAAGATTTATTTTTAATTCACCGTAGTGTAAATAATCATCAGCCAGCAGATCGTCAATTGAAAATGCTGGAGAAATTAATTAGACAAGTTCAGATATTTGGTTTCCACTTAGCGACACTAGATATTCGTAACCATAGTGGAGAGCATGAAGCAGCGATTACAGAAATTTTACGTAAAGTGAAAGTAACTGACGATTATTCGCTACTTTCTGAAGAAGAGAAAATTAAGACATTGGAAAATGTATTACGTGATCCACGTCCTGTTTTATTATTAAATGAAGATTATTCAAAAGAAACGCAACAAATGCTGCAAGTCTTTACAATGATTAAAAAAGCGCATGAGACATTCGGCAAAAAATCAATCCTTGTTTATCTAGTTAGTATGACAGAAGCAGCAAGTGATTTGCTTGAAGTATTAGTACTTGCGAAAGAAGCTGGTATCTATAGACTACACGCCGATGGTACAGTTGAAAGTCATTTAAATGTTGCACCGCTTCTTGAGACAATTGATGATTTAACAGCTGGTCCTGACATTATGGAAAAATTATTTAATATGGATGTTTACCGCAATCACCTGAAAATCCATGGTGATTCACAAGAAATCATGCTTGGTTACTCAGATGGTAGTAAAGATGGCGGAACCTTAACGGCAAACTGGAAGCTTTACAAAGCACAGATTGAAATCCATGACATGGCAAAACGCTATAATATTGGCTTGAAATTCTTCCATGGCCGCGGCGGTTCATTAGGTCGTGGGGGCGGTCCATTAAACCGCAGCATTCTTTCACAACCAGTCGAAACACTTGGAGATGGAGTGAAAATCACCGAGCAAGGTGAAGTGTTATCATCACGTTATTTGCTTGAAGACATTGCCTACCGTAGTTTAGAGCAAGCAACATCAACATTGCTTGAGGCATCTGTTAACTTATCAGAGGAATCAGAGCAACAGCATATTCGTGAAAAAGCATGGGAAGTCGCAATGGAAGAAATTTCAGCTGTTTCTCTTAAAAAGTATCAATCACTCGTATTTGAAGATCCAGGCTTTTTAACTTATTTTACAGAAGCAACACCTTTAAAGGAAATCGGAGAATTTACGATTGGTTCTCGTCCAATGAAACGGAAAAATAGTACACGTTTAGAAGATTTACGTGCAATCCCTTGGGTTTTTGCATGGACACAGAGTCGCCAGTTATTACCAGCTTGGTATGCTGCAGGCACTGGTTTGGAAAGTTTTGCTTCAAAAGGTGAGGAGAATCTTAAGCTATTACAACGTATGTACGAAGAATGGCCATTCTTCCGTTCAACAATTGATAATCTGCAGATGGCACTAATGAAGGCGGATATCACAACAGCTAAAGAATACACTGATCTAGTAAATGACAAAGATATCGCAGATCGTATCTTTGGTAATATTACGAATGAATATGAAAAGACTAAAGCGATTTTACTAAAAATTTCGGGTGATGAAGAGCTCTTAGACCATACACCAAACATTAAAGAATCTGTTCATCATCGAAATCCTTATGTAGATCCATTAAATTTCTTGCAAGTGGAGCTTATAAAAGAGCTGCGTCAGCAAGAAGAGCCAAATGAAGAATTACTGACTGAAGTGTTATTAACCATCTCAGGTATTGCAGCAGGGTTACGTAATACGGGTTGA
- a CDS encoding IDEAL domain-containing protein, which translates to MKKYILETLPQKEIAALNAFYAELLLDKVLRDFRIKQMKLEIDRSLQDRNKEEFFRLTEELKRIS; encoded by the coding sequence ATGAAAAAATATATACTTGAAACATTGCCACAAAAAGAGATAGCAGCCTTGAATGCCTTTTACGCTGAATTGTTGTTAGATAAAGTCCTTCGTGATTTTCGTATTAAACAAATGAAATTGGAAATTGACCGTTCTTTACAGGACAGAAACAAGGAAGAATTTTTTAGATTAACAGAAGAATTAAAGAGAATTTCCTAG
- a CDS encoding GNAT family N-acetyltransferase: protein MRLLAVTPEARGKGVAQALVHECIKRTKEKRFDAIVLHTADFMKSAMKLYERIGFERHPQHDFEPANDGVVVKAFRLSI from the coding sequence ATTAGATTGCTCGCTGTTACTCCAGAAGCTCGCGGAAAAGGAGTTGCGCAAGCATTGGTTCATGAATGTATAAAACGAACGAAGGAAAAAAGGTTTGATGCGATTGTACTCCATACTGCAGACTTTATGAAAAGCGCCATGAAATTATATGAACGAATTGGTTTTGAACGACACCCGCAACACGATTTTGAACCAGCGAATGATGGTGTGGTTGTAAAGGCATTTCGACTTTCGATTTAA
- a CDS encoding (2Fe-2S) ferredoxin domain-containing protein gives MTTWNLTQTQHHVLICNGSSCMRKGGEEVTQAIREEITNLDMDHKIHTTRTRCNGRCKDACVVVVYPEGVWYKAASPDLAREIVQDHLVGGKVVEDSVIYTYDQQQFAAPEYSESIVGIEKQKSKV, from the coding sequence ATGACGACTTGGAACTTAACTCAAACACAGCACCATGTCTTAATATGTAATGGAAGCAGCTGTATGAGAAAGGGTGGCGAGGAAGTCACACAGGCGATCAGGGAGGAAATTACCAACTTAGATATGGATCATAAAATCCATACAACAAGAACCCGTTGTAATGGAAGATGTAAAGATGCTTGTGTTGTTGTGGTCTATCCAGAGGGCGTGTGGTACAAGGCTGCTTCACCTGATTTAGCAAGAGAAATTGTCCAAGATCACCTTGTTGGTGGAAAAGTCGTAGAAGACAGTGTGATTTATACATACGATCAACAGCAGTTTGCTGCTCCTGAATATTCAGAATCTATTGTTGGAATAGAAAAACAAAAAAGCAAGGTTTAG
- the cobJ gene encoding precorrin-3B C(17)-methyltransferase, with the protein MLGKLLVIGFGPGSFEHMTKRAQDAIQESDCIIGYKTYVELIQDLLTDQEIISTGMSEEVSRAQAAVRLAEEGKTVAVISSGDAGVYGMAGLVYEVLIEKGWKEATGVSVEVIPGISAINSCASLLGAPIMHDACTISLSDHLTPWDLIEKRIDAAAQADFVVTLYNPKSGRRTRQIQEAQRILLNYRSPSTPVGLVKSAYRDRQHIVITDLEHMLDHDIGMLTTVVIGNSATFLYDNKMITPRGYQRKYTLSATEQRLKPHERLRHENEPWALHKGINDMVLTPKNKTKKNKESSLQIALEALSKLDHVTNKSTNTNQLHVQLPVNNTVTSIFELAVSPGIANKKFTPQQMMTLAEVVGSEGSMEYTPHHQIILRIPTSEPDVITEKLGDVGFLVEPIGDVFQLKACDFCEGEKKDSIPHAEELHQKLGGLDLPKELKIGFNGCGMACFGAVNEDIGIIFRKGKFDLFLGAKTVGRTAHAGQPVAEGIEPDKIVEVIENIVYEYKEKGHPNERFFKYFKRVGNIQGYTYKDMTPKIEIEPAPCGD; encoded by the coding sequence TTGTTAGGAAAGTTACTTGTTATTGGATTTGGGCCTGGAAGTTTTGAACATATGACAAAAAGGGCTCAAGATGCCATACAAGAGAGCGATTGTATTATTGGATACAAAACATATGTTGAACTCATTCAAGATTTATTAACAGATCAAGAGATTATTAGTACTGGAATGTCTGAGGAAGTAAGCCGTGCCCAAGCAGCGGTCCGTCTTGCAGAAGAAGGGAAAACAGTAGCGGTTATTTCAAGCGGTGATGCTGGAGTGTATGGAATGGCCGGACTTGTCTATGAAGTACTGATTGAAAAAGGCTGGAAGGAAGCCACAGGTGTTAGTGTGGAGGTTATTCCAGGAATTTCGGCGATTAATTCCTGCGCCTCCCTATTAGGAGCACCTATCATGCATGATGCTTGCACGATTAGTCTAAGTGATCATTTAACTCCGTGGGATTTAATCGAAAAGCGGATCGATGCAGCGGCACAAGCAGATTTTGTTGTTACACTTTATAACCCAAAAAGCGGCCGCCGGACTAGACAAATTCAAGAAGCACAAAGAATCCTATTAAACTATAGATCACCATCTACACCAGTTGGACTTGTCAAAAGCGCCTATCGTGATCGACAACATATCGTCATTACAGATCTTGAACATATGCTTGATCATGATATCGGGATGCTCACAACCGTTGTAATTGGGAATTCAGCAACTTTTTTATATGACAATAAAATGATCACCCCTAGAGGCTATCAAAGAAAATACACGTTAAGTGCAACTGAGCAACGATTAAAGCCACATGAACGTCTCAGACACGAAAATGAGCCATGGGCGCTTCATAAAGGCATTAATGATATGGTCTTAACCCCAAAAAACAAGACAAAAAAAAATAAAGAAAGCTCGTTACAAATTGCTTTAGAGGCTCTTTCGAAATTGGATCATGTAACAAACAAGTCAACAAACACTAACCAACTACATGTACAACTACCAGTGAATAACACGGTAACCTCCATTTTTGAATTAGCTGTTAGCCCTGGAATTGCCAATAAGAAGTTTACACCACAGCAAATGATGACACTTGCCGAAGTTGTTGGTAGCGAGGGCTCAATGGAATATACACCACACCATCAAATCATTTTAAGAATCCCAACTAGTGAACCAGATGTTATCACGGAAAAGTTAGGTGATGTTGGTTTTCTAGTAGAACCAATCGGTGATGTTTTTCAACTAAAGGCATGTGATTTCTGTGAAGGGGAAAAGAAGGATTCGATCCCGCATGCGGAAGAGCTCCATCAAAAATTAGGCGGACTTGATTTACCTAAGGAGTTAAAAATTGGCTTCAACGGCTGTGGTATGGCTTGTTTTGGCGCCGTAAATGAAGACATTGGTATCATCTTTAGAAAAGGGAAATTCGATTTGTTTTTAGGTGCTAAAACAGTAGGAAGAACAGCCCACGCTGGTCAGCCTGTAGCGGAAGGAATTGAGCCAGACAAAATTGTCGAGGTTATTGAAAATATTGTCTACGAATACAAAGAAAAAGGCCACCCAAATGAGAGATTTTTTAAATATTTTAAACGCGTAGGAAATATTCAGGGCTATACATATAAAGACATGACGCCAAAGATTGAAATTGAACCAGCTCCATGTGGAGATTAA
- a CDS encoding sirohydrochlorin chelatase: MNAVLLVGHGSRDSEGNEQVRQTIEELKPQLDSKLLVETCFLEFERPTIDQGIQTCIEKGATSVFVIPLMLLAAGHSKIHIPAAIDEAKQKYPHVSFTYGRPFGIHEETIEICKSRLEEVGEKINEEDPDTAVILLGRGGSDPDANSDLYKITRLLWEKLNYKFVEPAFMGVTDPLIKEGVERCIKLGAKRIVILPYFLFTGILIKRLENMINEFEQDHPGIEFKLAGYFGFHSRLKTIINDRIQEALLGEVKMNCDTCVYRIEAMEHIDHHHHHDHDHGHHHHHHHEHEAQKL, from the coding sequence ATGAATGCTGTTTTACTAGTAGGACACGGAAGTAGAGATTCAGAAGGGAATGAACAGGTAAGACAAACAATTGAAGAACTAAAGCCACAGCTAGATTCAAAGCTTTTAGTTGAAACTTGTTTTTTAGAGTTTGAAAGACCGACTATTGACCAAGGAATTCAAACATGTATAGAAAAGGGTGCGACAAGTGTTTTTGTCATTCCGCTTATGTTGCTTGCAGCGGGTCATTCGAAAATCCATATTCCAGCAGCAATTGATGAAGCAAAGCAGAAATATCCTCACGTTTCGTTTACTTATGGCCGACCATTCGGAATTCATGAGGAAACAATTGAAATTTGTAAAAGTCGCTTAGAAGAGGTCGGCGAGAAAATAAATGAAGAAGATCCAGATACAGCTGTCATTTTATTAGGTCGGGGTGGTAGTGATCCTGATGCAAATAGTGATTTATATAAAATTACTCGCTTATTATGGGAGAAGCTGAACTACAAATTTGTAGAACCTGCTTTTATGGGTGTAACAGATCCTTTAATAAAAGAAGGCGTCGAACGCTGTATCAAACTAGGAGCTAAAAGGATTGTCATTCTACCTTATTTTCTTTTTACTGGCATTTTAATCAAACGTCTTGAAAACATGATCAATGAGTTTGAGCAAGATCATCCAGGGATTGAATTCAAGCTTGCCGGATATTTCGGGTTCCATTCAAGATTAAAAACCATTATTAACGATAGAATCCAAGAGGCGTTGCTTGGTGAAGTGAAAATGAACTGTGATACATGTGTCTATCGAATTGAAGCAATGGAGCATATTGACCATCACCATCATCATGATCACGACCATGGTCACCACCATCATCATCACCATGAACATGAGGCTCAAAAACTATGA
- the cobK gene encoding precorrin-6A reductase, giving the protein MILFLAGTSDARALAMTIKEAGYSILTTVVTENAGNEMQKVGLDVFVGRLTHQDFVSMIQEKGFKAVVDASHPFAEEASKNALLGAKEAGIPYIRYERESQSYHHPKITLVENYDQAAELAAEKKGVIMLTTGSKTLETFTRRLLDQPDIRVIARMLPRKDNMEKCEKLGFPQKDIVAIQGPFTKEFNSALYKQYGVTTMVTKESGKAGSVDEKLEAALELGIETIMIQRPKIQYGNAFSDFPSVLSHLKKIFTKENVEAIGGVKDGF; this is encoded by the coding sequence ATGATTCTCTTTTTAGCTGGTACAAGTGATGCTAGAGCATTGGCCATGACCATAAAAGAAGCAGGATACAGTATTCTGACAACCGTTGTTACAGAAAATGCAGGAAATGAAATGCAAAAGGTCGGCTTAGATGTTTTTGTTGGAAGACTAACCCATCAGGATTTTGTGAGCATGATTCAAGAAAAAGGCTTCAAAGCTGTTGTTGATGCTAGTCACCCTTTTGCTGAAGAGGCAAGTAAAAATGCCCTTTTAGGTGCAAAAGAAGCGGGAATTCCTTATATCCGCTATGAGCGTGAGTCACAATCTTATCACCACCCTAAAATTACATTGGTTGAAAACTATGATCAGGCTGCAGAGCTAGCGGCTGAAAAAAAGGGTGTCATCATGCTAACAACCGGAAGTAAAACATTAGAAACATTTACTCGTAGGTTGTTGGATCAACCAGATATACGTGTGATTGCTCGTATGCTACCGAGGAAAGACAACATGGAAAAATGCGAAAAGCTTGGGTTTCCACAAAAAGACATTGTCGCCATTCAAGGCCCTTTTACAAAGGAATTTAATTCTGCTTTATACAAGCAATATGGCGTAACAACTATGGTCACAAAGGAAAGTGGGAAAGCTGGCTCTGTTGATGAAAAATTAGAAGCTGCCTTAGAGCTAGGAATTGAAACAATCATGATCCAAAGACCAAAGATTCAATATGGAAATGCCTTTTCCGATTTTCCGAGTGTTCTCAGCCATTTGAAAAAGATTTTTACGAAAGAAAATGTTGAAGCAATAGGAGGAGTAAAAGATGGATTTTAA
- a CDS encoding precorrin-8X methylmutase, with amino-acid sequence MDFKTEFKPLTVQPQEIEGISFNMIDSEFGDHSFTDEQYKVVQRVVHASADFDLGHSMQFHNKAIQAGINAIRNGEQVYADVQMILAGVSKGRIEKHGGGVHVFISDPDVMKEAKRLNTTRAIISVRKAITQFDGGIFAIGNAPTALLELIRLIKEGEAKPSLVIGLPVGFVSAPESKEELAKLDVPFITNVGRKGGSTVTVAALNAISLLADKE; translated from the coding sequence ATGGATTTTAAAACAGAATTTAAACCACTTACCGTTCAACCACAAGAAATTGAAGGGATTAGCTTTAATATGATTGATTCAGAATTTGGAGATCATTCCTTTACAGATGAACAATACAAAGTCGTTCAACGTGTTGTCCATGCATCTGCTGATTTTGATTTAGGTCATAGTATGCAATTTCATAATAAAGCGATTCAAGCAGGAATTAATGCCATTCGTAATGGAGAACAAGTATATGCGGATGTTCAAATGATTTTAGCTGGGGTAAGTAAAGGAAGAATTGAAAAGCATGGCGGTGGGGTACATGTCTTCATTTCAGATCCAGATGTCATGAAAGAAGCGAAACGCTTAAATACGACTCGCGCTATTATATCAGTGAGAAAAGCCATCACGCAATTTGACGGTGGAATCTTTGCAATTGGGAATGCACCAACAGCTTTACTTGAATTAATTCGATTAATTAAAGAAGGGGAAGCAAAGCCAAGTTTAGTTATTGGATTACCAGTTGGATTTGTGTCTGCACCAGAATCAAAAGAAGAATTAGCAAAATTAGATGTACCATTTATTACGAATGTAGGTAGAAAAGGTGGTAGTACGGTCACGGTTGCAGCGTTAAATGCAATTTCTCTTCTTGCAGATAAGGAATAA
- a CDS encoding cobalt-precorrin-5B (C(1))-methyltransferase — protein MDGKAKKKDKKEMRSGYTTGACATATTKAALLALITGEQQTESTIYLPVGKFATFEMESCVIESDFAEAGTIKDAGDDPDATHGALIKSTVSWSDKPGILLDGGIGVGRVTKDGLPVPVGEAAINPVPRKMILETAEEVLTTHGITGGISIIISVPDGEKMAGKTLNKRLGIIGGISILGTRGTVIPFSSSAYMASIVQAISVARASQCEHVVITTGGRSEKYGMQQYPDLPEEAFIEMGDFVGFTLKQCKRQGIKKVSLVGMMGKFSKVAQGVMMVHSKSAPVDFNFLANVAMEAGVDDQELLEMLKQANTASQVGDLLFENGYHNFFTLLCTYCCSSGLKEIGGGISIETSLYTMKGTLLGKAGKHDGEN, from the coding sequence ATGGACGGAAAAGCCAAAAAGAAAGATAAGAAAGAAATGCGTTCAGGCTATACAACAGGTGCATGTGCAACGGCCACTACAAAAGCGGCCTTGCTTGCACTAATCACTGGCGAACAACAAACAGAAAGCACGATTTATTTGCCGGTAGGGAAGTTTGCTACGTTTGAAATGGAAAGCTGTGTAATCGAGTCCGATTTTGCAGAAGCAGGGACGATTAAGGACGCTGGTGATGATCCTGATGCCACACACGGTGCACTTATTAAATCGACCGTATCTTGGAGTGATAAGCCCGGAATCTTACTTGATGGCGGAATTGGTGTTGGTCGTGTGACAAAGGATGGACTTCCCGTCCCTGTAGGTGAAGCAGCGATTAACCCTGTCCCAAGGAAAATGATTCTTGAAACAGCCGAGGAAGTTCTTACAACCCATGGGATTACTGGAGGCATTTCCATTATCATATCCGTTCCTGATGGAGAAAAAATGGCGGGAAAAACTTTAAATAAACGCCTCGGTATTATTGGTGGGATTTCCATTTTAGGGACGAGAGGCACCGTTATTCCATTTTCAAGCTCTGCATACATGGCAAGTATCGTTCAAGCGATTAGTGTAGCACGGGCTAGTCAATGTGAGCATGTTGTCATCACAACGGGTGGACGAAGTGAAAAATATGGGATGCAGCAATATCCAGATCTTCCAGAAGAAGCATTTATTGAAATGGGAGACTTTGTAGGTTTTACTCTTAAACAATGCAAACGCCAGGGAATAAAGAAGGTATCGCTTGTCGGAATGATGGGGAAATTTTCGAAGGTGGCCCAAGGAGTCATGATGGTCCATTCAAAAAGTGCACCGGTTGACTTCAACTTCCTTGCGAATGTAGCGATGGAAGCAGGAGTAGACGATCAAGAGCTACTTGAGATGCTTAAACAAGCAAACACCGCATCACAAGTAGGAGACTTACTTTTTGAAAATGGCTACCACAACTTTTTCACTCTGCTTTGTACCTATTGCTGTTCATCCGGATTAAAGGAAATTGGTGGCGGAATCTCGATTGAAACAAGTTTGTACACAATGAAGGGTACATTACTTGGAAAGGCAGGAAAACATGACGGAGAAAATTAA
- the cbiE gene encoding precorrin-6y C5,15-methyltransferase (decarboxylating) subunit CbiE, which translates to MTEKIKVIGIGDDGKQSLLPIYEKWIYESDVIVGGERQLSFFQDFHGEKMMIKGGLSSLVTKLETEKRNVVVLASGDPLFYGIGSYLGKKLNVEVYPYLSSLQQAFAKINESWQDAYIVSVHGRSMKGLAQRINGREKVALLTDATNSPSQIAGYLRSFGMKEYKAFVAENLGGRNERYAFYELEEMENVEFSPLNVVILKKTSVGKTWSFGIDDEEFHQRKPEKGLLTKKEIRTLSLSEMKLSSKSIVWDIGTCTGSVAIEACLIAKEGQVYAIEKNDHDLENCRLNMQKFRTDFTVVQGKAPDKLEEFPDPDAIFIGGTAGGMEEILSICCARLKQGGRIVLNAVTIENLSQAVEGFKRNGFEVNITLSQISRSKPILNLTRFDALNPIYIITAKHKEGEK; encoded by the coding sequence ATGACGGAGAAAATTAAGGTAATTGGAATAGGAGACGATGGCAAACAAAGTCTTCTTCCAATCTATGAAAAATGGATTTACGAGAGTGATGTAATTGTAGGGGGAGAGCGACAACTTTCATTTTTTCAAGATTTTCACGGAGAAAAAATGATGATTAAAGGTGGATTATCGTCACTTGTCACGAAACTAGAAACTGAAAAGAGAAACGTCGTTGTCCTCGCTTCAGGTGATCCTTTATTTTATGGAATTGGTAGCTACCTAGGGAAAAAGCTAAATGTGGAAGTTTATCCTTATTTAAGTTCCCTACAACAAGCTTTTGCAAAGATAAATGAAAGCTGGCAGGACGCCTATATTGTAAGTGTTCATGGAAGAAGCATGAAAGGTCTTGCCCAGCGAATTAATGGGCGTGAAAAAGTTGCTCTTCTCACTGATGCTACAAACAGTCCTTCTCAGATTGCAGGCTATTTACGCTCTTTTGGAATGAAAGAATATAAGGCATTTGTTGCGGAAAATCTTGGTGGAAGAAACGAGCGTTATGCCTTTTACGAGCTAGAGGAAATGGAAAACGTGGAGTTCTCTCCCTTAAATGTTGTCATTTTAAAAAAGACTTCTGTAGGAAAAACATGGTCGTTTGGAATTGATGATGAGGAATTTCATCAAAGAAAACCTGAAAAAGGACTATTAACAAAAAAAGAAATTAGAACGCTTAGTTTAAGTGAAATGAAGCTATCTTCAAAGAGTATTGTTTGGGATATTGGCACTTGCACGGGTTCAGTGGCAATTGAGGCCTGTTTGATCGCAAAAGAGGGACAGGTATATGCGATTGAAAAAAATGACCACGATTTAGAAAACTGTCGTTTAAATATGCAGAAATTTAGAACGGATTTTACAGTTGTTCAAGGTAAAGCACCGGACAAATTGGAGGAGTTTCCAGACCCTGATGCTATTTTTATCGGAGGAACAGCAGGTGGGATGGAGGAAATTCTATCTATTTGCTGCGCCCGCTTAAAGCAGGGCGGAAGAATCGTGTTAAATGCCGTTACAATTGAAAATTTATCACAAGCTGTTGAGGGATTTAAACGTAATGGCTTTGAGGTCAACATTACCCTTTCACAAATTTCAAGGAGCAAACCAATTTTAAATCTCACTCGATTCGATGCCTTAAATCCAATCTATATTATTACTGCAAAGCATAAGGAAGGGGAAAAATGA